The nucleotide sequence ACTGAGCCGTGCGGTGCCACCGTTGTTGGTGTCCACGTTATCGCTCAAACCGTCGTTGTCGGTATCGGCACAGCCATCAATGATACCGTCGCCGTTGGCATCAGTGCCGCCGGCTTCAACTACATCGGCAATGCCGTCGTTGTCGCTGTCGAGGTCAAGGTAATCGTCATTTCCATCGCCATCAGTATCCGGTGTGGGCAGCGGAGTACCGCCGTTGTTCGGATCTACGCTGTCGGCAAGACCATCGTTATCGGTATCCGTAAAGCCGTCAATGATACCGTCGCCGTTGGCATCGGTGCCGCCGGCTTCGGTTACATCAGTAATACCGTCGTTGTCGCTGTCAAGATCAATGTAATCGTCGTTGCCATCGCCATCGGTATCCGGTGTGGGCAGCGGGGTGCCACCGTTGTTCGGATCTACGCTGTCGGCAAGACCATCGTTATCGGTATCCGTAAAGCCGTCAATGATACCGTCACCGTTTGCATCGGTGCCGCCGGCTTCAGTTACGTCTGTAATACCATCATTATCGCTGTCGAGATCCTGTGTATTCGGAATACCGTCGCCATCGGTGTCGGGATACGGAAGCGGAGTTCCGCCTGTGCTGGGATCCACAAGATCACCCAGACCATCATTGTCAGTATCTACAAACGGACCGTTACCGATAATACCGTCTCCGTCGGGATCAGATCCGCCGGCTTCGAGAACGTCAGTAATTCCGTCGTTATCACTGTCAAGATCGAGGTAGTTCGGAATGCCGTCACCATCAGTATCCCCTGTTCCTTCTACAATGTCGAGAATACCGTCATTGTCATCGTCAGGATCCACGTTGTTCAGCACACCGTCGTTGTCCGAATCATCGGTTTCGCGCCAGTCGAGCTGTGTGGTTGAAGGATTATCGAGGTTCGGGAACGAGTTGGGTGTTTGCCCGTTGGTCGGGTTCCAGAGCGCATCGTTTGCATCGTAGTTATCGTCTAGACCATCACCATCCGCATCGTTGCCGGAAGGTGTGGTGTCGGGGTTGCCGTCGTTGTTGGTATCCCAGCCTTCGAGGGCATCGTTCATGCCGTCGTTATCGGCATCAGTGTCCACATAGTCGGCACCATCAGTCGTACCATCGGTATTTACAGGTGTTACACCTGCCCCACCGAAACCGGCAAAGTTGTCGTAAGCATCATCAATACCGTCGTTGTCAGAATCTGTACCGGCGGGAGCTGTGTAGCCCGGTGTTGACTGGCCTTCGATGTTGTCCACGATACCGTCGTTATCGCTGTCGATATCGAGGAAGTTGGGCAATCCGTTGGCGTCCGTGTTATCGTTGGGATAACTGTCGGGACGACCGTTGCTGTTGGTATCGGCACCGGTGGTAAAGTTCGGTGTACCGCTCTGTGTGGGGTCAACCACATCGTAGAGACCATCGTTGTCGGCATCAGCCGCATTGTCCACCAGACCGTTTCCGTCAGCATCCGTTCCGCCGGTTTCGATGATGTCCACAATACCGTCATTGTCGCTATCGAGATCAATGTAGTTCGGACGACCATCGCCATCGCTGTCGAGCGTGGCCAGCGGCGAACCACCTTGCGAAGGATCAATCACATCGGCCAGACCGTCGTTATCCGCATCGGTGAAGCCATCAATGAAGCCATCACCATCGGCATCGGCACCGCCATTTTCAGCTACGTCTGTAATACCGTCGTTGTCTGAGTCGAGATCAGTAGCATCAGGATTACCGTCGCCGTCGGTGTCCACGGTTCCTTCGGTTACATCAAGGATGCCGTCGTTATCATCATCCGGATCGAATGCGTTAGCCACACCATCGTTGTCGAAGTCTTCAATTTCGCGCCAGTCGAGCTGTGTGGTTGAAGGATTGTCGAGGTTCGGGAACGATGTGGGCGTTTGTCCGTTGGTCGGGTTCCAGAGTGCATCGTTGTTATCATAGTTATCATCTAAACCATCGCCATCCGCATCGTTACCGGAAGGTGTGGTGTCGGCTACGTTATCGCCGTTGGTATCCCAGCCTTCAATGGCATCGCTGATAGCGTCATTATCGGCATCGGTATCTACGTAGTCAGCACCATCGGCAGCCGCATCGGTGTTCACGGGTGTAACACCGGCACCACCAAAGCCTGCGGTAAGGTCGTAAGCATCATCAATGCCATCGCCATCAGTATCTGTGCCTGTGGGCGGTATGTAACCTGCGGTTGATTGTCCTTCGATATTATCTACAATACCATCATTGTCGGCATCAATATCAAGGAAGTTGGGCAGACCGTTGCTGTCGGCGTTATCGTTCGGGTAGCTGTTCGGACGACCGTCGTTGTTAGTATCCGTGCCAGTGGTGAAAATCGGTGTACCGCTTTGTGTGGGATCAACCGTATCACGCAAGCCGTCGCCGTCCGCATCAGCAGTTCCGTCAACCTGGCCATCGCCGTTTGCATCGGTACCACCTACTTCGATAATGTCCACAATACCATCGTTATCGCTGTCGAGATCGAGGTAGTTGGGCACACCGTCGCCATCGCTGTTCAGAGCACCCAATGTAGTTCCGCCAGCCGAGGGATCCACGCTGTCGGCAAGGCCGTTTCCGTTTGTATCGGTAAAGCCGTCAATGCGACCATCGCCATCCGCATCAGCGCCGCCGTTTTCGGCTACGTCGGTAATACCGTCGTTGTCGCTGTCGAGATCAAGGAAGTTCGGAACGCCATCGCCATCTGTATCGCCGGGAGTTACCGGTGTACCGCTCTGGCTCGGATCCTGCGCATCGTTCAAACCGTCGTTGTCCACATCGGTGAAACCATCCACAATACCATCACCATTTGCATCGGTAAGGCCGTTTTCAATTACATCAGTAATTCCGTCGTTGTCGCTGTCGAGATCAAGATTATTCGGAATGCCATCTCCATCGGTATCACCTGTGCCTTCGGCCACATCGGTTACACCGTCGTTGTCATCATCCGGATCGTTGATATCCGCAATACCGTCGCCGTCATTGTCAAGCGGTTCGCGCCAGTCGAGTTCGGTGGTAGCAGTATTGTCAAGGTTCGGGAACGATGTAGGTGTCTGGCCGTTGGTCGGGTTCCAGAGGGCATCGTTCGTATCGTAGTTATCGTCAAGACCATCGCCGTCGGCATCAGAACCCGCGGGCAGCGTGTTGGCTACACCGTTGTTGTCGGTATCCCAACCTTCAAGAGCATCAATATCGCCATCGTTATCAGCGTCGGTGTCCACATAATCAGCACCGTCAGTCGCACCGTCGGTATTTACAGGAGTTACACCTGCACCGCCGAAACCAACGAAGTTATCGTAAGCATTGTCAATGCCATCGCCGTCGGTGTCTGTACCGGTGGGCGGTGTATAACCCGTTGTTGACTGCCCTTCAATATTGTCCACAATACCGTCGTTATCGGCATCAATGTCGAGGAAGTTGGGCAGGCCATTGGCGTCAGTGTTATCAGTCGGATAACTGTCCGGACGGCCATCGTTGTTGGCATCAGCGCCGGTGGTGAAAATCGGTGTACCGCTCTGGTTCGGATCAACTGCATCACGCAGACCATCGTTGTCCACGTCGGTAGTGCCGTCAACCAGACCATCGCCGTTGGCGTCAGTTCCACCTACTTCAATAATATCTACAATACCGTCGTTATCGCTGTCGAGATCAAGGAAATTCGGGAAACCGTCACCATCATTGTTCAACGTGGTAAGCGGGGTTCCGCCCGTCGAAGGATCCACTACGCCGCAGAGGCCGTCGTTATCCACATCGGTGCAGTTATCAATTATACCGTTACCGTCTGAATCAGCACCACCGTTTTCAGCTACATCGGTAATACCGTCGTTATCGCTGTCGAGGTCAAGCGAGTTCGGAATGCCATCTCCGTCAGAATCAATGGTACCTTCTGTTACATCCAGAATACCATCGTTATCATCATCCGGATCATACGGATCAAAAATTCCGTCGCCATCGGTATCTGTACAGGTTACTACTGAAACTGCAGTCGTTGTTATTGCCGAAGGACAGCCATTCACGGTAATTACAAGTGAATAGGTTCCGTTTGCAGCAAGAGTCGCAGAAGGGATTGTCGGGTTCTGAAGCGATGAACTAAAGCTGTTTGGGCCTGTCCAGGCATAGGTGGCACCCGCAACAGTAGCAGCGGTCAGGTTGAGCGGAGTGGTTTCGCAAACCGGTGTATTGCTCGATACTGCGGGAGCAACAGGTGTTGCATTTACAGTAACCGCAGTAGTTCCGGCAACAGAGCTACAGCCGTTAACAGTTACAGTAACACTATATGTACCGCTGGCAGCAGTGGTAACGCTGGTAATTGAGGGATTCTGAAGCGCAGAGGTGAAGCTGTTGGGACCTGTCCATGTATAGGTAGCACCGGCCACCGCAGGAGTAGAAAGGTTTAAGGTGTTGCCCGAACAAACCGGAGAGTTGCTTGATGCAGTGGGCGTAGCCGGGGTTGCATTCACAACAACAGCCGTTGTGCCGATGCCTGAAGTACAACCCGCAACAGTTACCGTTACGCTGTAAGTACCGGCCATAGCCACAGTGGCTGAAGGACGTGTGGGGTTTTGCAGCGAAGAAGTAAATGCAGACGGGCCTGTCCAGCTGTAAGTAGCACCGGCTACTGCAGGCGTACTCAGGTTAATCGTATTACCTGAACAAACCGGCGAATTGCTCGAAGCAGCAGGCGTAGCCGGAGTTGCATTAATGATTACAGCTGTGGTGCCTGCAACCGAAGTACAACCATTTACCGTTACCGTAACACTGTAAGTGCCGGTAGCAGCTGTGGATACACCGGGGATTGTAGGATTCTGAAGCGACGAGCTGAAACTGTTCGGACCGGTCCAGGAATAGGTGGCACCGGCTACCGCGGGAGTTGAAAGGTTTAATGTATTGCCCGAACATACCGGCGAGTTACTTGATGCGGTGGGCGCAGCCGGAGTAGTATTTACAGTAACTACGGTAGTCCCGGCTGCTGATGTACATCCACCAACTGTTACGGTTACGCTGTATGTTCCGGCAGCAGCGGTTGTTACACCTGTAATACTGGGGTTCTGCAACGCCGAGCTAAAGCTGTTGGGACCTGTCCAGGCATAGGTGGCGCCAGCAACTGCCGGTGTGGTAAGATTAAGCGTATTGCCAGTACATACTGGTGAGTTGCTAGAAGCCGTGGGAGTAGCCGGGGGCGATACTACGTTAACCACAGTAGTGCCTGCAGCCGAGGTACAGCCGCCGACAGTTACAGTTAAACTGTAAGTGCCCGCCATTGCCAACGTAGCCGAGGGTCGTGTGGGATTCTGAAGCGAAGAAGTGAATGCGGCAGGGCCGGTCCAGCTGTAACTGGCACCAGCCACAGCGGCTGTACTCAGGTTAATGGTATTACCTATACATACAGGCGAGTTGCTTGTGGGAGCAGGTGTGGCCGGTGTTGGATTAATAGTAACCGCAGTGGTTCCAACTGCCGATGTACAACCGCCCACCGTTACCGTAACGCTGTATGTACCGCTGGCTGCGGTAGTCACGCTGGTAATTGAAGGATTCTGGAGCGCCGAAGTGAAGCTGTTGGGGCCTGTCCACGAATATGTGGCTCCCGCTACAAGCGGAGTAGATAGGTTAAGCGTATTGCCCGAACAAACAGGTGTGTTGCTTGAGGCCGTAGGTGTGGCAGGTGTACTGTTAATTACAACTGCCGTAGTTCCGGCAGCCGATGTACAACCACCCACTGTTACAGTAACACTGTATGTACCGGCCATTGCCAATGTGGCCGAAGGACGGGTCGGGTTTTGAAGTGACGAGGTGAAGGCTGAGGGGCCTGTCCAGGCATAAGTAGCACCAGCTACTACCGGGGTACTCA is from Bacteroidota bacterium and encodes:
- a CDS encoding PKD domain-containing protein, which translates into the protein MLHFTKRMFTAAVLLFAHALTAQTFSSEPQARFEENKGQWDQAVLYRTELNNGFIYHERGGYTVHFSNLSDAYEEFHHGGGDAADVQIKNDVIKVSFVGASSIVQTRAAGRNPVSRSYFTNNKLVNQTSEVGTFNEIRYEQLYPGISLNYRSYRDIIKYDYIIAPGADASLIRLEYKGATKQEIDAEGNLITSNSLGTVKEYAPVAYQETPSGRVNVLVQFMIQNGEVSYYFPNGYDSNYPLVIDPFLAASTYSGSTADNWGFTACPGPNGVMCMAGVAFAAGYPTTAGAFQTTFAGATDVSISIFSANGQTLLASTYLGGTGNEYPHSIITAANGDLYVLGRTESNNFPVTAGCFDNSFNGGTTDIFVARFNSTLTTLIASTYVGGNGLDGTNVLNSFTGTTQTRFSYADNGRGQIRLDGSGNVCVASCTQSTNFPTTAGAFDNTLGGTQDGVVFKMNNTLTTQVYSTLVGGANFDACFSLQIGAGNTLYVAGLTNSNNFPTTAGVIHPAAMGGVDGFVFQINSAGSNLIASTYLGTANKDGAFNVDVNTSGVYVYGLSAGGAYPVTGGVYSNANSCQFIHGLNLTLTTTQFSTVFGNGVNPNLSPTAFEVDTCNKIYAAGWGRCFDGGNNIGMPTTPGAFQTITDNCDFYFIVLEPNAASLRYGTYFGQGGGTADHVDGGTSLFSNNSTESGVVYQAVCASCGAPTNGFPVTPSAYSPNDGSTNCNNAVFKFDLETYSPGAAAIASSGSGCVGAPITFTNNSTNATSYLWNFGDATTSTATSPSHTYATAGTYTVTLVAYNSTTCILSDTATTVVTITQPSVSVSVTAGTNPTCNGSPVTLTAAGANTYTWNPGALTGTSVVVSPATTTTYTVIGTLTATGCTDTATITITVNPIPATPTASSNSPVCTGNTINLSTPAVAGATYAWTGPAAFTSSLQNPTRPSATVAMAGTYSVTVTVAGCTSATGTTAVVVNTTPATPTASSNSPVCTGNTINLSTPAVAGATYAWTGPAAFSSSLQNPTRPSATAAMAGTYSVTVTTNGCTSAVGTTAVVVNTTPATPTASSNSPVCTGNTINLSTPVVAGATYSWTGPSAFASSLQNPTRPSATVAMAGTYSVTVTVGGCTSATGTTAVVVNTTPATPTASSNSPVCTGNTLNLSTPVVAGATYSWTGPNSFSSALQNPTITGVTAAAAGTYSVTVTVGGCTSAVGTTAVVINTTPAAPTASSNSPVCTGNTINLSTPVVAGATYAWTGPSAFTSSLQNPTRPSATLAMAGTYSVTVTVGGCTSAAGTTAVVINSTPATPTASSNTPVCSGNTLNLSTPLVAGATYSWTGPNSFTSALQNPSITSVTTAASGTYSVTVTVGGCTSAVGTTAVTINPTPATPAPTSNSPVCIGNTINLSTAAVAGASYSWTGPAAFTSSLQNPTRPSATLAMAGTYSLTVTVGGCTSAAGTTVVNVVSPPATPTASSNSPVCTGNTLNLTTPAVAGATYAWTGPNSFSSALQNPSITGVTTAAAGTYSVTVTVGGCTSAAGTTVVTVNTTPAAPTASSNSPVCSGNTLNLSTPAVAGATYSWTGPNSFSSSLQNPTIPGVSTAATGTYSVTVTVNGCTSVAGTTAVIINATPATPAASSNSPVCSGNTINLSTPAVAGATYSWTGPSAFTSSLQNPTRPSATVAMAGTYSVTVTVAGCTSGIGTTAVVVNATPATPTASSNSPVCSGNTLNLSTPAVAGATYTWTGPNSFTSALQNPSITSVTTAASGTYSVTVTVNGCSSVAGTTAVTVNATPVAPAVSSNTPVCETTPLNLTAATVAGATYAWTGPNSFSSSLQNPTIPSATLAANGTYSLVITVNGCPSAITTTAVSVVTCTDTDGDGIFDPYDPDDDNDGILDVTEGTIDSDGDGIPNSLDLDSDNDGITDVAENGGADSDGNGIIDNCTDVDNDGLCGVVDPSTGGTPLTTLNNDGDGFPNFLDLDSDNDGIVDIIEVGGTDANGDGLVDGTTDVDNDGLRDAVDPNQSGTPIFTTGADANNDGRPDSYPTDNTDANGLPNFLDIDADNDGIVDNIEGQSTTGYTPPTGTDTDGDGIDNAYDNFVGFGGAGVTPVNTDGATDGADYVDTDADNDGDIDALEGWDTDNNGVANTLPAGSDADGDGLDDNYDTNDALWNPTNGQTPTSFPNLDNTATTELDWREPLDNDGDGIADINDPDDDNDGVTDVAEGTGDTDGDGIPNNLDLDSDNDGITDVIENGLTDANGDGIVDGFTDVDNDGLNDAQDPSQSGTPVTPGDTDGDGVPNFLDLDSDNDGITDVAENGGADADGDGRIDGFTDTNGNGLADSVDPSAGGTTLGALNSDGDGVPNYLDLDSDNDGIVDIIEVGGTDANGDGQVDGTADADGDGLRDTVDPTQSGTPIFTTGTDTNNDGRPNSYPNDNADSNGLPNFLDIDADNDGIVDNIEGQSTAGYIPPTGTDTDGDGIDDAYDLTAGFGGAGVTPVNTDAAADGADYVDTDADNDAISDAIEGWDTNGDNVADTTPSGNDADGDGLDDNYDNNDALWNPTNGQTPTSFPNLDNPSTTQLDWREIEDFDNDGVANAFDPDDDNDGILDVTEGTVDTDGDGNPDATDLDSDNDGITDVAENGGADADGDGFIDGFTDADNDGLADVIDPSQGGSPLATLDSDGDGRPNYIDLDSDNDGIVDIIETGGTDADGNGLVDNAADADNDGLYDVVDPTQSGTPNFTTGADTNSNGRPDSYPNDNTDANGLPNFLDIDSDNDGIVDNIEGQSTPGYTAPAGTDSDNDGIDDAYDNFAGFGGAGVTPVNTDGTTDGADYVDTDADNDGMNDALEGWDTNNDGNPDTTPSGNDADGDGLDDNYDANDALWNPTNGQTPNSFPNLDNPSTTQLDWRETDDSDNDGVLNNVDPDDDNDGILDIVEGTGDTDGDGIPNYLDLDSDNDGITDVLEAGGSDPDGDGIIGNGPFVDTDNDGLGDLVDPSTGGTPLPYPDTDGDGIPNTQDLDSDNDGITDVTEAGGTDANGDGIIDGFTDTDNDGLADSVDPNNGGTPLPTPDTDGDGNDDYIDLDSDNDGITDVTEAGGTDANGDGIIDGFTDTDNDGLADSVDPNNGGTPLPTPDTDGDGNDDYLDLDSDNDGIADVVEAGGTDANGDGIIDGCADTDNDGLSDNVDTNNGGTARLS